In Methylotenera sp. L2L1, the following proteins share a genomic window:
- the fae gene encoding formaldehyde-activating enzyme, producing MSKIIFKAGEATVYSEGKDVTAAMPEILIGAVDGPVGQAFANLMAQSKGHTAMFAVRDINQLVRPVCMTVPKVTLKGSTDVALFGGVVQAATADAILDCVIEGIIPKEQANDLCIISLVWIDPGCIELEKAGTLDKADMYKNNYDATKLAIKRALNDEPSIDELIANRHKIKHCMWEDSWDQK from the coding sequence ATGTCAAAAATCATTTTCAAAGCAGGCGAAGCTACTGTTTACTCAGAAGGTAAAGACGTTACCGCAGCAATGCCAGAAATCTTAATCGGCGCGGTTGACGGCCCAGTAGGCCAAGCGTTTGCAAACTTAATGGCACAAAGCAAAGGTCACACTGCAATGTTTGCGGTACGTGATATCAACCAATTAGTACGCCCAGTATGTATGACCGTACCTAAAGTAACATTAAAAGGCAGCACAGATGTAGCCTTGTTCGGTGGTGTGGTGCAAGCAGCTACTGCTGATGCGATTTTGGACTGTGTAATCGAAGGTATCATCCCTAAAGAGCAAGCAAATGATCTATGTATCATCAGTTTGGTGTGGATTGACCCAGGTTGTATCGAGCTAGAAAAGGCAGGCACTTTAGACAAAGCTGATATGTACAAAAACAACTACGATGCGACTAAATTGGCGATCAAACGTGCATTGAACGACGAGCCTAGTATTGATGAGTTGATTGCTAACCGTCACAAAATCAAACACTGTATGTGGGAAGATTCTTGGGATCAAAAATAA
- a CDS encoding YqjK-like family protein, whose protein sequence is MSPKRATIAERREKLILKAASQRALLAQDIAPLGTPLTIAYRGFQLVRYVRQHPILMLGVTTAISVIRPARVLKWLKTGFSALNLARSVSDILIKK, encoded by the coding sequence GTGAGTCCTAAACGCGCAACCATCGCCGAACGCCGCGAAAAACTAATCCTGAAAGCAGCGTCGCAACGTGCTTTACTCGCACAAGATATCGCGCCTTTAGGCACACCATTAACCATTGCCTATCGTGGCTTTCAACTGGTGCGCTACGTCAGGCAACACCCTATCTTAATGCTAGGGGTCACCACAGCCATCAGCGTGATTCGCCCGGCACGCGTGCTCAAGTGGTTAAAAACCGGTTTTTCAGCACTCAATCTGGCACGCAGTGTCAGTGATATCTTAATTAAGAAATAA
- a CDS encoding phage holin family protein: MSDSNNNDGLLGSLKRLTNTCIGIVHTRLELLSTDLEEGRERLISLLAMTFVALFCLCFGMVLLAILIVVLFWDTHRLLVLSLLTGLFIVTGGIIGALAIRALKSMPRMFEASLAELVKDHQETSKD, encoded by the coding sequence ATGAGTGATAGCAATAACAATGACGGGCTATTAGGCTCGCTGAAAAGGCTCACCAACACTTGTATTGGCATTGTACACACGCGTCTTGAACTGCTAAGTACCGACTTAGAAGAGGGACGCGAGCGTCTAATCTCATTACTGGCGATGACCTTTGTTGCGCTATTCTGCCTATGCTTTGGCATGGTGCTGCTGGCAATCCTGATTGTGGTCTTATTCTGGGATACGCATCGTTTACTCGTACTAAGCCTGTTGACTGGGCTATTTATTGTGACGGGCGGCATCATTGGCGCACTAGCGATACGCGCACTCAAATCCATGCCTAGAATGTTCGAAGCCAGCTTAGCGGAACTGGTTAAAGATCATCAAGAAACCAGTAAAGATTAG
- a CDS encoding DUF883 family protein, with amino-acid sequence MANNNLPTQVDVSKEQLITDFKVVIADAEALLKATASQGGEAMANLRAKTEESLAVAKEKLADAQEVLVAKTKAAARATDDYVHDKPWHAVGIAAGVGLVVGLLIGRR; translated from the coding sequence ATGGCTAACAATAATTTACCTACACAAGTAGATGTTTCTAAAGAGCAATTGATTACTGACTTTAAAGTAGTGATTGCCGATGCAGAAGCCTTATTAAAAGCGACTGCAAGCCAAGGTGGTGAGGCCATGGCTAACTTACGTGCTAAAACCGAGGAATCTTTAGCCGTTGCAAAAGAAAAACTGGCTGACGCACAAGAGGTATTAGTCGCAAAAACCAAAGCAGCTGCCCGCGCAACTGATGACTATGTGCACGACAAACCGTGGCATGCGGTAGGCATCGCAGCTGGTGTTGGCTTAGTGGTTGGCTTACTTATTGGCCGCCGTTAA
- the mutY gene encoding A/G-specific adenine glycosylase, whose product MTDFASRLITWQKIHGRHDLPWQNTTDPYAIWVSEIMLQQTQVTAVIGYYAKFMARFPTIAALANATQDEVLQHWSGLGYYSRARNLHNAAQTIVDAHGGVFPQDFDTIQTLSGIGRSTAAAIASFAFHQVQTILDGNVKRVLTRHFAIAGWPSTPKIEKSLWLLAEQLLPQSDMVAYTQGLMDLGATVCTRSKPKCTVCPLNNGCLARQQNLTTVLPTSKPKRSIPEKNTTMLILRQGNEVMLVKRPSTGIWGGLWSFPEYEENTETSNDYAAVSLNQFGISATADSTLPTVSHAFTHFKLHIKPQPLIVTKQVPHAREAGFIWLSIEDAIGAAIPTPVRNILLSLL is encoded by the coding sequence ATGACTGATTTTGCCAGCCGCCTTATTACTTGGCAAAAAATACATGGGCGCCATGACCTACCCTGGCAAAACACCACAGACCCTTACGCCATCTGGGTTTCTGAAATTATGCTGCAGCAAACTCAAGTAACTGCTGTGATTGGTTATTACGCTAAATTCATGGCACGGTTTCCAACCATTGCCGCGCTGGCAAATGCCACCCAAGACGAGGTACTGCAGCATTGGAGCGGCCTTGGCTATTACTCAAGAGCGCGCAACCTGCATAATGCTGCACAAACCATCGTAGACGCGCATGGCGGCGTGTTCCCGCAAGACTTCGACACCATACAAACACTGTCTGGGATTGGTCGCTCTACAGCTGCGGCAATCGCTTCCTTTGCCTTTCATCAAGTACAAACTATTCTGGATGGTAATGTTAAACGCGTGCTGACTAGGCACTTTGCAATTGCAGGCTGGCCGAGCACCCCAAAAATTGAAAAATCATTATGGCTGCTTGCTGAGCAACTCCTACCGCAGTCAGATATGGTTGCCTACACCCAAGGCCTGATGGACTTAGGCGCAACCGTCTGCACCAGAAGCAAACCTAAATGCACGGTATGCCCGTTAAATAACGGCTGTTTAGCACGCCAGCAGAACCTCACCACTGTACTGCCTACATCAAAACCCAAAAGGAGCATCCCTGAAAAAAACACAACCATGCTCATCTTGCGACAAGGCAATGAAGTCATGCTGGTAAAACGTCCATCCACTGGCATATGGGGTGGCTTATGGAGCTTCCCAGAATACGAAGAAAATACAGAAACAAGCAATGATTACGCAGCCGTTAGCCTGAATCAGTTTGGCATATCAGCCACCGCAGACAGCACACTGCCAACCGTTAGTCATGCATTTACCCATTTCAAGCTACACATCAAACCGCAGCCGTTAATCGTCACCAAGCAAGTGCCACATGCAAGAGAAGCTGGCTTTATCTGGTTAAGTATCGAAGATGCCATCGGCGCGGCAATCCCCACCCCAGTACGAAATATTCTCTTATCTTTACTCTAG